The Natribaculum luteum genome contains the following window.
CGTCCCGGATCGGCACGTACGCGGTCCCCGGCTCGTCGGAACCCGCCGCGTACTCCGGTGTGTTGTCGGTCAGAGAGACGAACGCGACCGTCAGCCCGCCGACTTCGATCGTCGCCGGTTCGAACGCTGCCGCCTCGGTTCGGCCCGCTCCCGCGTGGGCGATCCCCGCCTCCTCGAGTTCGTCGAGGGTGTCCTCGAGGGCAGGTTCCTCGAAGTCGAGGACGTGGTTGTTCGCGAGTGCTGCAAACGAGACGTCCACGTCCGTCAGCGCGGGGACGGCCCAGTCGGGATCGGCGCGGAAGTGAAAGGGACGGTGCGTCCTCGTCCAGGGCTGTCCGCGAGTCGAGAGCGTACACTCGAGGTTGATCGCCAGGCAATCGAGCGACTGGAGGCGTTCGCGGACGTCCCCCCAGACGGCACCGACGTTCCGATCTCGCTGACGGTCGTCGACCAGCCGGCCGAGCATCACGTCGCCCGTCAGCCCGAATCGAAGCGCGTTGGCCATGGTCGGCCGTCGTACGATACGCAGGTGGATAAAAGATCGACCACGGGTGGTCGCGACGCGCCCGGGAGATCGGCCGACTCGAGGCCCCAACAGAGCTTTATAAGTCAATCGACTAGTTGATAGGTAGGTGTTCACCAGTGCACTTTCTCGTCGCAACCGACGGCTCGCCGGAGAGCGACCAGGCGCTTCGCCACGCGATCGACGTCGCCGACGCGGCCGGGGCCGACCTGACCGTCCTCCACGTCGTCACGCCACGGGTCTACTCCGAGGGCGTCGAACCGATCCGCTCGCTGTCGGACGCCGACCGCCGACTGATCCTCGAGAACGTCGAGAACGCAGAAGAGCGCGGCGAATCGATCCTCGAGGACGCAACGGAGGTGGCGTCCGAATCCGGACTCGACGTCGAGACCGAACTCCTCTACGGTGAACCGGTCGAGAGCATCGTCGACTACGCCGATCCGGACGTCCACGACGGGCTCTTCGTCGGCCACCGCGGTCTCTCGGAGCGTGCCGAATCGTTGCTCGGGAGCGTCGCGAACGGACTCGTCCGGCACGCGCCGATTCCCGTCACCGTCGTCAGGTAACGGTCGGGGTCATCACGTCTCCGGCCGGCTGACCACCAGCACGGGCA
Protein-coding sequences here:
- a CDS encoding CapA family protein; translation: MANALRFGLTGDVMLGRLVDDRQRDRNVGAVWGDVRERLQSLDCLAINLECTLSTRGQPWTRTHRPFHFRADPDWAVPALTDVDVSFAALANNHVLDFEEPALEDTLDELEEAGIAHAGAGRTEAAAFEPATIEVGGLTVAFVSLTDNTPEYAAGSDEPGTAYVPIRDDQEETRERAARALSDARAAEPDLLVASLHWGPNMVEEPPPEFRQFARFLVDEGVDLIHGHSAHVFQGIEVVDGVPVLYDCGDFVDDYAVDRQLHNDRSFLFEVRLAPSGTIESLRLFPTQIDSCAVYRAKEPAASWSRERMRDLSEPFGTTFERDDEELVLELE
- a CDS encoding universal stress protein, whose translation is MHFLVATDGSPESDQALRHAIDVADAAGADLTVLHVVTPRVYSEGVEPIRSLSDADRRLILENVENAEERGESILEDATEVASESGLDVETELLYGEPVESIVDYADPDVHDGLFVGHRGLSERAESLLGSVANGLVRHAPIPVTVVR